The segment TCGGCGTTTTCAACACTGTTTATTTTTGTGCCGCGGCTGGATATGGCGCGCAATGCGCCGGTGATGAATATCGAGCCGGTTGCCTCCCTGGTGCTCGGTTACTTTGTATTGGGGCAAATGCTTAGCCCTGGCCAGTTGGTGGGTGGGGCAGTCGTCGTAAGCGGTATTGTCGTGCTGAGTTTATCCAAGGGGCGGTAATCATCTTCGTGTGATTTATTCAATATAAAGCCCTGTGGCCAATTGGTTATGGGGTTTTTTATTGTCGTCATTTAATAAGCATATTGTTAGCGTGCTAATTAATAGTTAGACTAAAGTCTTTCGTGCTATTCCCTATACGATACGTGCCCGTTGAGAGGCGCTGGCCAGGTGGTTGCCTGGTGGCTAACAAGTGAGCTCTGCATGACCCCTGATCAAACATTTGCCCGCTGGGTGAAGGTAGCCCTTGCTGCCTTTGTACTGCTTTTTATCTATTTTTTGGTAGCCGATAGCTTTATGCCCATGACGCCGGAGGCGAGGGTGATGCGGCCGGTAACACGTATAGCGCCAGAGCTCAGTGGCCCAGTAAGCGAGGTGTTGGTGAGTGATCACCAGCATGTAGCCAAAGGTGATGTGCTGTTTCGGATCGACCCGGCTCCGTTTCGCTTAGCCGTTGAACAGGCTCAGCTTAATCGCGAGCAGGCCGAACGGGAGAATGCCCAGTTGGAAGCAGAGCTAACCTCTGCCCAAGCGGAGCTGGCCTCCGCTGAGGCCACGGCCGCCGAGCGGCAGGGTGAACTTCATCGCGCCGAAACCCTAGTGGCGCAGCAGAGTGTATCCCGCCAACAGTACGAACAGCAGGTGGCTGCTGAGCGCACCGCACAGGCTGGCGTAGCGGCAGCCAGAGCTAAAATTGTCAGCCTGGAAGTGCAGTTGGGCGATGCTGGTGAGACAAACCTGCGTTTGCGTCAAGCAGATAATGCGCTCTCGCAGGCACAGTTGGATCTTGCCCATACCCAGGTGCGCGCCGCGCAAGCCGGGCGAGTTGCCAATCTGCAGCTAGGTGTAGGTGACTTCGTTCAGGCGGGGCAGCCAGCGGTAGCGGTAGTGGCGGATGGGATAGATATCATTGCTGATTTTCGTGAAAAAAGCCTGCGCCATGTGGCTCCCAGCGATGCCGCGCAAGTGGTGTTTGATGCCTGGCCGGGTCAGGTATTTGATGCGCAAGTGCTTGCCATGGAGGCCGGTGTTCTCGAAGGGCAGTTGGCCGCCAATGGTCAGCTCGCCGATATTTCCACCACCGACCGCTGGGTACGCGATGCCCAGCGTATGCGCGTACACCTAGCGCTTACCCAGCCAATCGTGAATTTATTACCCAGCGGTGCACGCGCCACGGTGCAGCTTCAGCCCGGTGATACTGCCTTGGCGAAGCCATTTGTGTGGTTACAGGCCCATCTGATCAGTTGGCTGCACTATGTTTATTAAAATCAGTTCTAGGTCTATAAAAAATAGGCTTCCCAGATTGCGGTCTTCGAGCGTAGCGACAACTAAGCGCAAGCCCGAACTCTCAAAGAATGGCCTGCGTCAGTGCTTTAGAGTCGCCGGGGGTGGCTTGCTAGGATTTGTGGTCAGCCAATTGATGGGGTGGAACTACGGGGTGTTTTTTACCGTTTTTCCGATGTTTTTACTGGGTATGGTGCCGATTCTTAACGGTCATATCATTCGCCAGTTTTTAGCTAATATATCGATCAACGTGCTCGAAGTTAGTCTGGTGGTGGGCTTGCTCAAGCATATGCCGGTAGTGATGACTTTGGCCGTAATGGGCATTTTTCTATTTCGCTTTAACCTGATGGCGAAGGGGCCACTGTTTCTATTTGGCGCCAATGGCGTACTGACGCTCAGTATTTTGCTGCACTTTGCCAGCTACACCAATGTGGACTTGAGCGATTTACTCGCCTGTAATCTCGTCGCCAGTGGTCTGGCGGTATTTATTGCCATGCTGATGCATACGCTGTTTCCCGACGTGGAAGCACGCAAGCCGCCGCCACGGGTTACCAAAACATCCTCGCAAATTCGCCATGAAACCTTAATGGGGGGGTTAACTGCCACGCTCTCATTT is part of the Halomonas alkaliantarctica genome and harbors:
- a CDS encoding HlyD family secretion protein, giving the protein MTPDQTFARWVKVALAAFVLLFIYFLVADSFMPMTPEARVMRPVTRIAPELSGPVSEVLVSDHQHVAKGDVLFRIDPAPFRLAVEQAQLNREQAERENAQLEAELTSAQAELASAEATAAERQGELHRAETLVAQQSVSRQQYEQQVAAERTAQAGVAAARAKIVSLEVQLGDAGETNLRLRQADNALSQAQLDLAHTQVRAAQAGRVANLQLGVGDFVQAGQPAVAVVADGIDIIADFREKSLRHVAPSDAAQVVFDAWPGQVFDAQVLAMEAGVLEGQLAANGQLADISTTDRWVRDAQRMRVHLALTQPIVNLLPSGARATVQLQPGDTALAKPFVWLQAHLISWLHYVY
- a CDS encoding DUF2955 domain-containing protein is translated as MFIKISSRSIKNRLPRLRSSSVATTKRKPELSKNGLRQCFRVAGGGLLGFVVSQLMGWNYGVFFTVFPMFLLGMVPILNGHIIRQFLANISINVLEVSLVVGLLKHMPVVMTLAVMGIFLFRFNLMAKGPLFLFGANGVLTLSILLHFASYTNVDLSDLLACNLVASGLAVFIAMLMHTLFPDVEARKPPPRVTKTSSQIRHETLMGGLTATLSFVVFQVFDLQGSLSAQMATILVLFTLGYSGAKVSAAKRAVGTLLGCNLALLMQLLLYTQSHHFLLVVLLYWLGLMLFAREHIHEGGGSGIGFGGMTTLGILFGQSLGPQQDLVYSALYRFSSMSIALVLTLLTLACLHFAFNRWTPTRLPASNSP